Proteins from a genomic interval of Crassostrea angulata isolate pt1a10 chromosome 7, ASM2561291v2, whole genome shotgun sequence:
- the LOC128192616 gene encoding innexin unc-9-like isoform X1 — protein MGEGHRFYDIGADPTAVEGILGAVPSISKLRGTNNDDWIDRLNHRYTVLLLVIFAVVVSTGQFVGEPIQCWCPAEFTDAYEAYTTYICWISNTYYIPMEETIPIDIRQRQDAEITYYQWVPIILLFQALLFKIPNLFWRFTHSASGVNLDKIVAMSEETQLGSPEDRAEAIKNLAMYLDKWLDTYQEYKNNIFVRAKKKAQTFCFFMCDRRGGTYLVGLFITIKILYMANVIGQFFLLNAFMATKYNLYGFEVIKSLIENEPMMESPRFPRVTLCDFQIRQLQNLQRWTVQCVLPVNLFNEKIFIFLWFWYCLIAFLTAVNLVKWVFYQLYQNNKVQYVKKYLKTSNEINSGFDKKLCAKFSRDYLRNDGIFLMYVISKNSTNLVVADLIKELWKIFKNKHKPHSNNVEDEPMMNSEKEPLSGSHLLNSSA, from the exons ATGGGAGAAGG ACACAGGTTTTACGATATCGGGGCAGATCCCACTGC GGTGGAAGGCATACTTGGAGCAGTCCCCTCCATCTCCAAACTCAGGGGGACAAACAACGATGACTGGATCGACCGCCTCAATCATCGCTACACCGTCCTCCTCCTCGTCATCTTCGCTGTCGTCGTCAGCACGGGCCAGTTCGTGGGAGAACCAATACAATGCTGGTGCCCGGCCGAGTTTACGGACGCTTACGAAGCCTACACGACGTACATCTGCTGGATCTCCAATACTTACTACATACCGATGGAAGAAACCATTCCTATAGACATCCGCCAGAGACAGGATGCGGAAATTACGTACTACCAGTGGGTGCCAATTATTCTCTTGTTCCAGGCACTATTATTCAAGATCCCGAACCTTTTCTGGCGATTTACTCATAGCGCCTCGGGAGTAAACTTGGACAAGATCGTGGCCATGTCTGAGGAGACTCAGCTCGGTTCCCCCGAGGACAGGGCCGAGGCGATCAAGAACCTCGCCATGTACCTGGACAAGTGGCTGGACACCTATCAGGAAtacaaaaacaacattttcGTTCGCGCTAAGAAGAAGGCGCAGACGTTCTGCTTCTTCATGTGCGATCGTCGGGGAGGGACCTACCTCGTGGGGCTTTTCATCACCATCAAGATTCTGTACATGGCGAATGTCATCGGTCAGTTCTTCCTCCTTAATGCCTTCATGGCCACCAAGTACAACCTTTACGGTTTCGAGGTGATCAAGAGTTTGATCGAAAACGAACCAATGATGGAGTCCCCCCGCTTTCCCAGGGTCACCCTGTGTGACTTCCAGATCCGTCAACTACAGAATCTTCAGCGATGGACCGTGCAGTGTGTGCTTCCGGTGAACCTATTCAACGAAAAAATCTTCATTTTCCTTTGGTTCTGGTACTGTTTGATAGCTTTTCTAACAGCCGTGAATTTGGTCAAGTGGGTTTTCTATCAACTGTATCAAAACAACAAAGTGCAATATGTCAAAAAGTACTTGAAAACAAGCAATGAGATCAATTCAGGGTTTGACAAGAAGTTGTGCGCTAAATTCTCCAGGGACTATTTGAGAAACGACGGAATCTTTCTCATGTACGTGATTTCCAAGAACTCCACAAATCTGGTTGTGGCCGATTTAATCAAAGAACTCTGGAAAATCTTCAAAAACAAGCACAAGCCTCATTCTAATAACGTGGAAGATGAGCCGATGATGAACAGTGAGAAAGAGCCTCTGAGTGGAAGCCATTTATTGAACAGTTCTGCGTAG
- the LOC128192616 gene encoding innexin unc-9-like isoform X4: MVEGILGAVPSISKLRGTNNDDWIDRLNHRYTVLLLVIFAVVVSTGQFVGEPIQCWCPAEFTDAYEAYTTYICWISNTYYIPMEETIPIDIRQRQDAEITYYQWVPIILLFQALLFKIPNLFWRFTHSASGVNLDKIVAMSEETQLGSPEDRAEAIKNLAMYLDKWLDTYQEYKNNIFVRAKKKAQTFCFFMCDRRGGTYLVGLFITIKILYMANVIGQFFLLNAFMATKYNLYGFEVIKSLIENEPMMESPRFPRVTLCDFQIRQLQNLQRWTVQCVLPVNLFNEKIFIFLWFWYCLIAFLTAVNLVKWVFYQLYQNNKVQYVKKYLKTSNEINSGFDKKLCAKFSRDYLRNDGIFLMYVISKNSTNLVVADLIKELWKIFKNKHKPHSNNVEDEPMMNSEKEPLSGSHLLNSSA, translated from the exons AT GGTGGAAGGCATACTTGGAGCAGTCCCCTCCATCTCCAAACTCAGGGGGACAAACAACGATGACTGGATCGACCGCCTCAATCATCGCTACACCGTCCTCCTCCTCGTCATCTTCGCTGTCGTCGTCAGCACGGGCCAGTTCGTGGGAGAACCAATACAATGCTGGTGCCCGGCCGAGTTTACGGACGCTTACGAAGCCTACACGACGTACATCTGCTGGATCTCCAATACTTACTACATACCGATGGAAGAAACCATTCCTATAGACATCCGCCAGAGACAGGATGCGGAAATTACGTACTACCAGTGGGTGCCAATTATTCTCTTGTTCCAGGCACTATTATTCAAGATCCCGAACCTTTTCTGGCGATTTACTCATAGCGCCTCGGGAGTAAACTTGGACAAGATCGTGGCCATGTCTGAGGAGACTCAGCTCGGTTCCCCCGAGGACAGGGCCGAGGCGATCAAGAACCTCGCCATGTACCTGGACAAGTGGCTGGACACCTATCAGGAAtacaaaaacaacattttcGTTCGCGCTAAGAAGAAGGCGCAGACGTTCTGCTTCTTCATGTGCGATCGTCGGGGAGGGACCTACCTCGTGGGGCTTTTCATCACCATCAAGATTCTGTACATGGCGAATGTCATCGGTCAGTTCTTCCTCCTTAATGCCTTCATGGCCACCAAGTACAACCTTTACGGTTTCGAGGTGATCAAGAGTTTGATCGAAAACGAACCAATGATGGAGTCCCCCCGCTTTCCCAGGGTCACCCTGTGTGACTTCCAGATCCGTCAACTACAGAATCTTCAGCGATGGACCGTGCAGTGTGTGCTTCCGGTGAACCTATTCAACGAAAAAATCTTCATTTTCCTTTGGTTCTGGTACTGTTTGATAGCTTTTCTAACAGCCGTGAATTTGGTCAAGTGGGTTTTCTATCAACTGTATCAAAACAACAAAGTGCAATATGTCAAAAAGTACTTGAAAACAAGCAATGAGATCAATTCAGGGTTTGACAAGAAGTTGTGCGCTAAATTCTCCAGGGACTATTTGAGAAACGACGGAATCTTTCTCATGTACGTGATTTCCAAGAACTCCACAAATCTGGTTGTGGCCGATTTAATCAAAGAACTCTGGAAAATCTTCAAAAACAAGCACAAGCCTCATTCTAATAACGTGGAAGATGAGCCGATGATGAACAGTGAGAAAGAGCCTCTGAGTGGAAGCCATTTATTGAACAGTTCTGCGTAG
- the LOC128192616 gene encoding innexin unc-9-like isoform X2, translating into MGEGVEGILGAVPSISKLRGTNNDDWIDRLNHRYTVLLLVIFAVVVSTGQFVGEPIQCWCPAEFTDAYEAYTTYICWISNTYYIPMEETIPIDIRQRQDAEITYYQWVPIILLFQALLFKIPNLFWRFTHSASGVNLDKIVAMSEETQLGSPEDRAEAIKNLAMYLDKWLDTYQEYKNNIFVRAKKKAQTFCFFMCDRRGGTYLVGLFITIKILYMANVIGQFFLLNAFMATKYNLYGFEVIKSLIENEPMMESPRFPRVTLCDFQIRQLQNLQRWTVQCVLPVNLFNEKIFIFLWFWYCLIAFLTAVNLVKWVFYQLYQNNKVQYVKKYLKTSNEINSGFDKKLCAKFSRDYLRNDGIFLMYVISKNSTNLVVADLIKELWKIFKNKHKPHSNNVEDEPMMNSEKEPLSGSHLLNSSA; encoded by the exons ATGGGAGAAGG GGTGGAAGGCATACTTGGAGCAGTCCCCTCCATCTCCAAACTCAGGGGGACAAACAACGATGACTGGATCGACCGCCTCAATCATCGCTACACCGTCCTCCTCCTCGTCATCTTCGCTGTCGTCGTCAGCACGGGCCAGTTCGTGGGAGAACCAATACAATGCTGGTGCCCGGCCGAGTTTACGGACGCTTACGAAGCCTACACGACGTACATCTGCTGGATCTCCAATACTTACTACATACCGATGGAAGAAACCATTCCTATAGACATCCGCCAGAGACAGGATGCGGAAATTACGTACTACCAGTGGGTGCCAATTATTCTCTTGTTCCAGGCACTATTATTCAAGATCCCGAACCTTTTCTGGCGATTTACTCATAGCGCCTCGGGAGTAAACTTGGACAAGATCGTGGCCATGTCTGAGGAGACTCAGCTCGGTTCCCCCGAGGACAGGGCCGAGGCGATCAAGAACCTCGCCATGTACCTGGACAAGTGGCTGGACACCTATCAGGAAtacaaaaacaacattttcGTTCGCGCTAAGAAGAAGGCGCAGACGTTCTGCTTCTTCATGTGCGATCGTCGGGGAGGGACCTACCTCGTGGGGCTTTTCATCACCATCAAGATTCTGTACATGGCGAATGTCATCGGTCAGTTCTTCCTCCTTAATGCCTTCATGGCCACCAAGTACAACCTTTACGGTTTCGAGGTGATCAAGAGTTTGATCGAAAACGAACCAATGATGGAGTCCCCCCGCTTTCCCAGGGTCACCCTGTGTGACTTCCAGATCCGTCAACTACAGAATCTTCAGCGATGGACCGTGCAGTGTGTGCTTCCGGTGAACCTATTCAACGAAAAAATCTTCATTTTCCTTTGGTTCTGGTACTGTTTGATAGCTTTTCTAACAGCCGTGAATTTGGTCAAGTGGGTTTTCTATCAACTGTATCAAAACAACAAAGTGCAATATGTCAAAAAGTACTTGAAAACAAGCAATGAGATCAATTCAGGGTTTGACAAGAAGTTGTGCGCTAAATTCTCCAGGGACTATTTGAGAAACGACGGAATCTTTCTCATGTACGTGATTTCCAAGAACTCCACAAATCTGGTTGTGGCCGATTTAATCAAAGAACTCTGGAAAATCTTCAAAAACAAGCACAAGCCTCATTCTAATAACGTGGAAGATGAGCCGATGATGAACAGTGAGAAAGAGCCTCTGAGTGGAAGCCATTTATTGAACAGTTCTGCGTAG
- the LOC128192617 gene encoding innexin unc-9-like, translating into MSELLGHVPNFRKLRGKPNDDGLDRMSHVVTVVLLIIFTVAISSGQFFKDPIVCWNPAEFKDHMESYTKWNCWVKNTYYVPMTEEIPLNIDQRQSAELTYYQWVPIILLFMAFLFKLPNMVWRIFNGGSGLNMDKCVYFAEKAQYDSPEDRDKSLYALARFMDKWLDTNKEYKWNVFVRTKHQASRFLCFFCNKRAGRYLTAMYLFVKVLYVANAIGQLFLLNAFLSTSYNFYGFEFMENMAQNGPWRESPRFPRVTLCDIRIRQLQNLQRFTVQCVLPINLFNEKIFIFIWFWLVFIACIASFNLVYWTYLIMFTKNKVDYAKKYLKINDELHTNFDKKLAAKFAESYLRDDGIFLLRIIARNSTDMVVTDLVKHLWAIFKDKQNTKKNRELEPEMDTMLDEAKEPLT; encoded by the coding sequence ATGTCTGAATTACTGGGACATGTCCCAAACTTTCGGAAGCTTCGCGGGAAGCCGAATGACGATGGACTGGACCGGATGAGTCACGTGGTCACGGTGGTCCTCCTGATCATCTTCACGGTGGCCATCAGCTCGGGCCAGTTCTTCAAGGACCCGATCGTCTGCTGGAATCCCGCGGAATTCAAGGACCACATGGAGTCGTATACGAAATGGAACTGCTGGGTCAAGAATACGTACTACGTCCCGATGACTGAGGAAATTCCCCTCAACATCGACCAGCGCCAATCCGCCGAGCTGACGTATTATCAATGGGTGCCCATTATTTTACTCTTCATGGCCTTCCTGTTTAAGTTACCCAACATGGTTTGGAGAATCTTCAACGGAGGGTCCGGCTTGAACATGGACAAATGCGTTTACTTCGCGGAGAAGGCCCAGTACGACTCCCCAGAAGACAGAGATAAGTCTCTCTATGCTCTCGCGAGATTCATGGACAAATGGCTGGACACAAACAAAGAGTACAAATGGAACGTGTTTGTCCGCACCAAGCACCAGGCCTCCCGATTCCTCTGCTTCTTCTGCAACAAGCGAGCCGGGCGATACCTTACAGCCATGTACCTTTTTGTCAAAGTCTTATACGTAGCGAACGCCATCGGGCAGCTGTTCCTGCTGAACGCATTCCTGTCCACGTCCTACAACTTTTATGGATTTGAATTCATGGAGAACATGGCACAAAACGGACCTTGGCGAGAGAGTCCCAGGTTCCCGCGCGTCACGCTTTGTGACATCCGCATCCGTCAGCTCCAGAACCTGCAGCGCTTCACGGTCCAGTGCGTACTACCCATCAACCTGTTCAACGAGAAAATCTTCATCTTCATTTGGTTTTGGTTGGTCTTCATTGCCTGTATTGCTAGCTTCAACCTGGTATACTGGACGTACCTTATCATGTTCACCAAAAACAAGGTGGACTACGCCAAGAAGTATCTCAAAATCAACGACGAACTACACACCAATTTCGACAAGAAGCTGGCCGCCAAGTTCGCCGAGAGCTACCTGAGGGATGATGGCATCTTCCTGCTGAGAATCATTGCCAGGAACTCCACAGATATGGTCGTTACAGACCTTGTCAAACACTTGTGGGCAATCTTCAAAGACAAGCAAAACACAAAGAAGAACCGAGAACTAGAACCCGAAATGGATACCATGCTCGACGAGGCCAAAGAGCCTCTCACGTGA